A genomic stretch from Planctomycetota bacterium includes:
- a CDS encoding aminotransferase class IV, which yields MSENEFVYVSGDFVPRKEARISALDAGVLLGAGLFETLRTYGGRPFRLQAHLARLRASGEFFRIFIRELDSQVAEAVARLVEANGLADVRVRLTATRGPLADAVDDDEAPPATLIITAGPMTPYPAELYENGATVVVSDIRTSADDPTVYHKTTGYLRNLLALRDAHRARATEALIFNTKGRLAEGSLSNVFIVSGGRLLTPPVEEGLLAGITRAAVLELAAEAGVPAEQKPLSARAVLDSDEMFLTNSIMELLPVGRVERKEIGDGLPGPVTKRLAEAYHALVIRETGQ from the coding sequence ATGAGTGAAAACGAATTCGTTTATGTCTCCGGCGATTTTGTGCCGCGCAAGGAGGCGAGAATCTCCGCCCTCGATGCCGGCGTTCTGCTCGGCGCCGGGCTCTTCGAGACCCTGCGGACCTACGGCGGCCGGCCGTTCCGCCTCCAGGCGCACCTCGCGCGGTTGCGCGCGAGCGGAGAGTTCTTCCGCATCTTCATCCGCGAGTTGGACTCCCAAGTCGCCGAGGCGGTCGCACGCCTGGTGGAAGCGAACGGCCTGGCCGACGTGCGCGTGCGCCTGACGGCCACACGCGGGCCCCTCGCCGACGCCGTCGACGACGACGAGGCCCCGCCCGCCACGCTCATCATCACCGCCGGCCCCATGACGCCCTACCCGGCCGAACTCTACGAGAACGGCGCCACCGTCGTCGTCTCCGACATCCGCACGAGCGCGGACGACCCGACCGTCTATCACAAGACGACCGGGTACCTGAGGAACCTCCTGGCCCTGCGCGACGCGCACCGCGCGCGAGCGACCGAGGCCCTGATCTTCAACACCAAGGGGCGCCTGGCCGAAGGCTCGCTCTCGAACGTCTTCATCGTCTCCGGCGGGAGGCTCCTGACGCCGCCCGTCGAGGAAGGCTTGCTCGCGGGCATCACGCGGGCGGCCGTGCTGGAACTCGCGGCGGAGGCAGGCGTCCCGGCCGAGCAGAAGCCCCTTTCAGCCCGCGCGGTGCTGGACTCCGACGAAATGTTCCTCACCAACTCCATCATGGAGTTGCTGCCGGTCGGCCGCGTGGAACGAAAGGAAATCGGGGACGGCCTGCCGGGCCCAGTGACGAAGCGACTCGCCGAGGCCTACCACGCCCTCGTCATCCGCGAAACGGGGCAGTGA